In the Candidatus Cloacimonas acidaminovorans str. Evry genome, one interval contains:
- the fabD gene encoding ACP S-malonyltransferase, with protein MKTAFVFPGQGSQYVGMANDFIQKDPALKEILDNFDKAHNTNLAEVMASGPEETLKQTSYTQPAILFHSISALYGFQNKSKLQADFVAGHSLGEFSALVASEMITFQEALHLVHKRGEFMIKANAGVPFAMSAIIGLEPNLVKEICSEAESVGLVRAVNFNTPIQTVISGTAEGVQKAGEIAKAKGAKRVIPLVVGGPFHTPLIDKAKDWLMEEMRKVDFKDGKIPVISNVTALPVMNGQEERELLARQIVSPVLWVQSVQYMIDQGVQRFIEFGPQKVLSGMIRNINKDVEVFSIDKYEDIDGVVSATS; from the coding sequence ATGAAAACAGCTTTTGTTTTTCCCGGTCAGGGTTCTCAGTATGTAGGAATGGCAAATGACTTTATTCAAAAAGACCCTGCTTTAAAGGAAATTCTGGATAACTTTGATAAAGCTCATAACACAAATTTGGCTGAAGTAATGGCTTCAGGACCAGAAGAGACGCTAAAACAGACAAGTTATACTCAACCCGCTATTTTATTTCACAGTATTTCCGCTCTTTACGGGTTTCAAAATAAAAGTAAACTGCAGGCAGATTTTGTTGCAGGCCACTCTTTGGGAGAATTCAGTGCCCTTGTCGCTTCAGAAATGATTACCTTTCAGGAGGCCTTACATTTGGTGCATAAAAGAGGTGAATTTATGATTAAAGCCAATGCCGGTGTCCCTTTTGCAATGAGTGCTATTATCGGTTTAGAGCCAAATTTGGTAAAAGAAATTTGTTCTGAAGCAGAAAGTGTCGGTTTAGTAAGAGCTGTAAATTTTAACACTCCTATTCAAACCGTGATTTCCGGAACCGCGGAAGGAGTTCAAAAAGCGGGTGAAATTGCCAAAGCCAAAGGAGCTAAAAGAGTTATTCCTTTGGTAGTTGGCGGTCCTTTTCATACTCCTTTAATAGACAAAGCCAAGGATTGGCTTATGGAAGAAATGCGGAAAGTGGATTTTAAGGATGGAAAAATACCCGTAATTTCCAATGTGACTGCTCTACCAGTTATGAATGGACAGGAAGAAAGAGAACTCCTTGCCCGACAAATTGTTTCACCTGTTTTATGGGTTCAAAGTGTGCAGTATATGATTGACCAAGGAGTTCAACGCTTTATAGAATTCGGTCCGCAAAAGGTCTTAAGCGGTATGATTAGAAACATCAATAAGGATGTGGAAGTTTTTTCAATTGACAAATATGAAGACATTGATGGTGTGGTGTCAGCTACAAGTTAA
- the fabG gene encoding 3-oxoacyl-[acyl-carrier-protein] reductase: MNWDFSDKVIVITGAGRGIGFSLATAFGEAKAKVIIIDISAGTVEKAVAELKTKGFQVYGYVGNVTDSVNIENIFADIVDKYGTIDCLINNAGITRDNLLIRMKEEDWQMVMDVNLKGSFICTQKAFKYMMRNRNGCIINIASVIGITGNSGQANYAASKGGLIAFTKSCAKEFGSRNIRVNAVAPGFIETEMTASLSPEIRAEYAKAIPLQKMGTPKDVANVCLFLASDAGSYITGQTVAVDGGLTMH, translated from the coding sequence ATGAACTGGGATTTTTCTGATAAAGTTATAGTAATTACTGGTGCAGGGAGAGGTATTGGTTTTTCCCTAGCCACTGCTTTTGGAGAAGCCAAAGCTAAAGTAATAATTATTGATATTTCTGCTGGAACCGTAGAGAAAGCGGTTGCAGAATTAAAGACAAAAGGGTTTCAGGTTTATGGCTATGTAGGAAATGTAACTGATAGCGTAAACATTGAAAATATCTTCGCCGATATTGTTGATAAATATGGAACTATTGATTGCCTCATCAACAATGCAGGTATTACGCGCGATAATTTGCTCATCCGTATGAAGGAAGAGGACTGGCAAATGGTGATGGATGTAAATCTGAAAGGCAGCTTTATTTGCACTCAAAAGGCATTTAAATATATGATGCGTAATCGTAATGGCTGTATTATCAATATCGCCAGTGTAATAGGCATTACAGGAAATAGTGGTCAGGCAAACTATGCTGCTTCCAAGGGTGGACTGATTGCCTTCACTAAAAGCTGTGCCAAGGAATTCGGTAGTCGCAATATACGCGTAAATGCTGTAGCTCCTGGTTTTATTGAAACAGAGATGACAGCATCCTTAAGTCCTGAGATCAGAGCCGAATATGCCAAAGCCATTCCTTTACAAAAAATGGGCACTCCCAAAGATGTAGCCAATGTTTGCCTCTTTCTTGCTTCCGATGCAGGAAGCTATATAACAGGCCAAACCGTCGCAGTTGATGGTGGCTTAACTATGCATTGA
- a CDS encoding class I SAM-dependent methyltransferase produces the protein MNYMAEATWENYDPEKQADLRIAKLLALLPSDVQTILDAGCGNGIITNKLIAKYQVTGLDISPAALKYLQCPSVQASVTEIPFPDRSFDVIICNEVLEHLDNASLQKAFPELKRVAKKYIIISVPHKEQLEKLYYRCANCGFIEHPYGHLQSFSEETLSTYLAPEFYLKKREIFGPLNRDFIPLLLNIKQRWLKQWFNPASGLKCSRCQQEKFEINKSLLTKGINLLNRLLVHPRPYWYMGLFIRKTQEL, from the coding sequence ATGAACTATATGGCAGAAGCCACCTGGGAAAATTACGATCCTGAAAAACAAGCGGATTTAAGAATTGCAAAACTTCTTGCTCTTCTTCCTTCAGATGTGCAAACCATTTTGGACGCGGGTTGTGGAAATGGCATTATTACAAACAAACTTATTGCTAAATATCAAGTTACAGGTTTGGATATTTCACCTGCAGCTCTAAAGTATTTGCAGTGTCCTTCAGTTCAAGCTTCTGTTACGGAAATTCCTTTTCCCGATAGAAGTTTTGATGTTATAATCTGTAACGAGGTCTTGGAACACTTGGATAATGCCTCCTTGCAGAAAGCTTTTCCGGAACTTAAACGGGTAGCCAAAAAATATATAATTATCAGTGTTCCCCATAAGGAACAGCTGGAAAAACTATATTATCGCTGTGCTAACTGCGGTTTTATAGAACATCCTTATGGACATTTACAGTCCTTTTCAGAAGAAACTTTATCTACATATCTTGCTCCGGAATTTTATCTGAAAAAAAGGGAGATATTTGGTCCTCTGAATCGTGATTTTATACCCCTTTTGCTTAATATCAAACAACGCTGGTTAAAACAATGGTTTAATCCTGCCAGCGGTTTGAAATGTTCCCGTTGTCAGCAAGAAAAGTTTGAAATAAACAAATCCCTTCTCACCAAAGGAATTAACTTACTTAACAGGTTATTAGTGCATCCCCGACCTTATTGGTATATGGGTTTATTTATCAGGAAAACACAAGAACTATGA
- a CDS encoding nitroreductase family protein, whose product MIFDLVYRNRSYRRFHEEKRLTRAQLIELIKVARYIPSAGNLQKLRYFLIYEEDKCDLIFPHLKWASYLKNWNGPEKGERPSAYIIILAPVDSPKMVFIDTGIAAQTILLSAVDNGFGGCMLASVDKREVQNTFSLPEEMEIMLVIALGYPAETVVIEDVAEQGKIEYWRDEKGIHYVPKRKIRDLIINY is encoded by the coding sequence ATGATTTTTGACCTTGTCTATCGCAATCGGAGTTATCGCAGGTTTCACGAAGAAAAGAGGTTAACTCGGGCACAACTTATAGAGCTCATAAAGGTAGCCAGATACATTCCCAGTGCGGGTAATCTGCAAAAATTGCGCTATTTCCTTATTTATGAAGAGGATAAATGCGATTTGATTTTTCCCCATTTGAAGTGGGCAAGTTATTTAAAAAACTGGAATGGACCTGAAAAAGGAGAAAGACCCTCTGCTTATATTATTATTTTAGCGCCGGTTGATAGCCCAAAAATGGTGTTTATTGATACCGGAATTGCTGCTCAGACAATACTCTTAAGCGCTGTGGATAATGGTTTTGGTGGATGTATGCTGGCTTCAGTTGATAAACGGGAAGTTCAAAATACTTTTTCTTTGCCCGAAGAGATGGAAATTATGCTGGTTATTGCTTTGGGCTATCCTGCAGAAACAGTTGTTATAGAAGATGTTGCAGAACAGGGAAAAATTGAATATTGGCGTGATGAAAAAGGAATTCATTATGTTCCGAAACGCAAAATCAGAGATTTGATTATCAATTACTAA
- the xseA gene encoding exodeoxyribonuclease VII large subunit has protein sequence MENVIIYSVYEITRQVRQVIETSLQPVFVMGEISGFIRHSSGHIYFNLKDENATLRCTFFKGANASLTFQPADGMQVICFGKLTVYEKGGYYNLNVQKMQEAGMGLLQQKFEQLKKKLEKEGLFAAEHKKPLPKYPDRIGIITSPTGAALQDIINIIKRRYPVELIVYPALVQGSDAPPQIIQGIRYFNKTRDVDFIIITRGGGSQEDLFCFNDEALARAIYASSLPVISAVGHEIDFTLADFVADLRAPTPSAAAELAVPDKKDLLNLLASLKKRLDLSVQNNFTGKRTPLLNLQLELAKYHPERVWRGFQQRFDMAEMALNNALKQLPEKRLQFEMKANNIMQQLNSRIELCLAKSKADCNLTWHQLNEKINNQLQCKTNRLNSLSEILEQLSPRSIQSKGWIMAFKEGKLISSIKQVSEGENLSLDFADGIAETTVNKVEKRE, from the coding sequence ATGGAAAATGTAATAATCTATAGTGTTTATGAAATAACCCGCCAGGTGCGTCAGGTGATTGAAACATCCCTGCAACCGGTATTTGTAATGGGTGAAATTTCTGGTTTTATTCGTCATAGTTCTGGTCATATCTATTTCAACCTGAAGGATGAAAATGCCACCTTGCGCTGCACTTTTTTCAAGGGTGCCAATGCTTCTTTAACTTTTCAACCCGCTGATGGAATGCAGGTTATCTGTTTCGGCAAGCTAACTGTTTACGAAAAAGGCGGTTATTATAATCTGAATGTGCAAAAAATGCAAGAAGCAGGAATGGGACTTTTACAGCAGAAATTTGAACAGCTGAAAAAGAAACTGGAAAAGGAAGGACTTTTTGCAGCAGAACATAAAAAGCCCCTTCCCAAATATCCTGACCGCATTGGAATAATCACTTCTCCTACAGGTGCAGCGCTTCAGGATATAATAAATATCATAAAACGCCGCTATCCTGTGGAATTAATAGTTTATCCCGCTCTGGTTCAAGGTTCTGATGCTCCTCCTCAAATTATTCAGGGAATAAGGTATTTCAATAAGACCAGGGATGTTGATTTTATAATTATCACTCGTGGTGGCGGTTCTCAGGAAGATCTTTTCTGTTTTAATGATGAAGCATTAGCCAGAGCCATTTACGCTTCTTCCCTTCCTGTAATATCAGCAGTAGGTCATGAAATTGATTTTACGCTGGCTGATTTTGTAGCTGATTTGAGAGCTCCCACTCCTTCAGCTGCGGCTGAACTTGCAGTTCCCGATAAAAAAGACCTGTTAAACTTGCTTGCTTCGCTGAAAAAACGGCTGGATTTATCTGTCCAAAATAATTTTACCGGAAAACGCACTCCCCTTTTAAATCTGCAACTGGAGCTGGCAAAATACCATCCGGAACGCGTTTGGAGAGGTTTTCAACAGCGCTTTGATATGGCAGAAATGGCTTTAAACAATGCACTTAAACAACTTCCGGAAAAGCGTTTACAATTTGAAATGAAAGCAAATAACATTATGCAACAACTGAATAGCAGAATTGAACTCTGTCTGGCTAAATCCAAAGCCGATTGTAATTTAACCTGGCATCAGCTGAATGAAAAAATTAATAACCAACTCCAATGCAAAACCAATCGCCTGAATTCCCTAAGCGAAATTTTAGAACAACTCTCTCCTCGCAGTATTCAAAGTAAAGGTTGGATTATGGCTTTCAAAGAAGGTAAATTAATTAGTTCCATAAAACAGGTTTCTGAAGGGGAAAATCTCTCCCTGGATTTTGCCGATGGCATTGCGGAAACGACTGTAAATAAGGTAGAAAAAAGAGAGTGA
- a CDS encoding acyl carrier protein, which yields MDIEAKVKQIVVDKLGVEESQVVPSANFIEDLRADSLDTVELVMAFEEEFGITIPDEDQDKLRTVGQAIDYLKEKLG from the coding sequence ATGGATATTGAAGCCAAAGTAAAACAGATAGTAGTGGATAAACTGGGAGTTGAAGAATCCCAGGTTGTTCCTTCCGCTAATTTCATTGAAGACCTGCGTGCCGATTCTTTAGATACAGTTGAACTGGTTATGGCATTTGAAGAAGAATTCGGAATTACTATTCCGGATGAAGATCAGGACAAACTTCGCACTGTTGGTCAAGCAATTGACTACTTGAAGGAAAAACTGGGATAA
- the fabF gene encoding beta-ketoacyl-ACP synthase II yields the protein MNKRRVVITGIGAITPVGHNVAQTWESLVNGVSGVDLISKFDYSNLPVHIAAEVKNYDPEEHFDHKEVKKLDLYTQFAMIAAREAIADAGLIPGSFNPDRTGVITGAGIGGILTFEEECIKNYTQGPRRISPFFIPKMIGNIAAAHISIENNFKGINFNVMSACASANHALGTAFRSIQYGDADIILSGGTEAAVTPLAVGGFSAMRALSTRNNEPQKASRPFDAERDGFVMSEGAAILVLEELEHALARGAKIYAELVGYGASEDAFHITAPTEDGEGSSRAMLMAIQDAGLKPKDIDYINAHGTSTPLNDKGETISIKNVFGDYAYQVKINSTKSMVGHMLGAAAGIEAIVCIKSIETGIIHPTINLTHPDPECDLDYTPNQAVKHIVNIALSNSLGFGGHNSAIIIKRYA from the coding sequence ATGAATAAACGAAGAGTTGTTATCACCGGTATAGGAGCTATCACTCCTGTAGGACATAATGTTGCTCAAACCTGGGAGTCATTAGTTAACGGCGTCTCAGGAGTGGATTTAATTTCCAAATTTGATTACAGTAATTTACCGGTTCACATTGCTGCCGAAGTAAAAAATTACGATCCCGAAGAGCACTTTGACCATAAAGAGGTTAAAAAGCTTGATTTATACACTCAGTTTGCGATGATTGCTGCCAGGGAAGCAATTGCTGATGCAGGTTTAATACCCGGTTCTTTTAATCCCGATAGAACCGGAGTTATTACCGGTGCAGGAATTGGAGGTATTCTTACCTTTGAAGAAGAATGCATTAAAAATTACACCCAAGGACCGCGTCGTATCAGTCCTTTCTTTATTCCTAAAATGATTGGCAACATTGCAGCTGCCCATATCAGCATAGAAAATAATTTTAAAGGTATCAATTTTAATGTTATGAGTGCTTGTGCCAGTGCCAATCATGCTTTAGGAACCGCTTTTCGGTCTATTCAATATGGCGACGCAGATATTATTCTTAGCGGTGGAACTGAAGCAGCTGTAACTCCTTTGGCAGTAGGCGGTTTTTCTGCTATGCGAGCTCTTTCTACGCGTAATAATGAACCCCAAAAGGCATCGCGTCCTTTTGATGCTGAACGCGATGGTTTTGTAATGAGTGAAGGTGCTGCCATTCTTGTTTTGGAAGAACTGGAACATGCTTTAGCCAGAGGTGCTAAAATTTATGCCGAATTAGTTGGTTACGGTGCTTCTGAAGATGCTTTTCATATTACTGCTCCCACGGAAGATGGAGAAGGCAGTTCCAGAGCAATGCTGATGGCAATTCAGGATGCCGGACTTAAGCCAAAAGATATTGATTACATCAATGCACACGGAACTTCTACTCCTTTAAACGATAAGGGCGAAACCATTTCCATTAAAAATGTCTTCGGTGATTATGCTTACCAAGTGAAGATTAATTCCACTAAAAGTATGGTAGGTCATATGTTAGGTGCTGCTGCTGGAATTGAAGCCATAGTTTGCATTAAGAGCATTGAAACAGGTATCATTCATCCTACCATAAATTTAACTCATCCCGATCCAGAATGCGATTTGGATTATACTCCCAATCAAGCTGTTAAACATATTGTGAACATAGCACTTTCCAATTCTTTAGGTTTTGGAGGCCATAATTCCGCGATAATCATCAAACGCTACGCTTGA
- a CDS encoding oligosaccharide flippase family protein, whose amino-acid sequence MSELPKQAGILSATEFFRLAIKAVIGIALAHLLTPSELGSYRQLFLIYTTFSTLLLLGIPQSMLYFLPKAESPEKQNALITRCLNLISLLGLIFALCLLIFRKPIATLFNNPALEKLLILYALYPVFLFVTQFFSSVMLGLKQPFKAATFTIFAIIADFILIVGSAFLTRNLTIIVCGVISSAFLQWLYARISLAKFKAKGTRFDLGSFKTLMSYSLPLGLSSIIGMMSIQLDKFMVSAFFSPEKFAVFSIGATEFPIVGILANSINSVLLPHLSSSNPEKMGILYSGAVRKNTILVFPLMALCYIFAEPAIILIYGKLYAESAIYFRIYLFLLPLRIATYGILFQAFGKTRFVMYNSLFLLISNAILNYLLIIKFGMKGAAFATVIVTWLSVIIYLIQIAKVLKLNLMAFFPLEKIAKNAVLTVICSIICVLIIKLGNSTIPFLLTGGVVFTVAYLFLGRKIGVILDYDVQLVREMLTDLLSRFKK is encoded by the coding sequence ATGAGTGAACTTCCTAAACAGGCAGGTATCCTTTCGGCAACGGAATTTTTCCGTTTGGCAATTAAAGCCGTAATCGGAATTGCCTTAGCTCATTTATTAACTCCTTCCGAACTTGGCAGTTATCGTCAGCTTTTCTTGATTTATACTACCTTTTCCACTCTTCTGCTTTTAGGGATTCCTCAAAGTATGCTCTATTTTCTTCCCAAAGCGGAAAGTCCGGAAAAACAAAATGCTTTAATTACCCGTTGCCTGAATTTAATTTCGCTGTTGGGTTTAATTTTCGCGCTTTGCCTGCTTATTTTCCGTAAACCAATTGCTACTTTATTCAATAATCCTGCTTTGGAAAAACTGCTTATTCTTTATGCTCTTTATCCCGTTTTTCTTTTTGTAACCCAATTTTTCAGTTCCGTAATGCTGGGCTTGAAACAACCGTTTAAAGCGGCTACCTTTACCATTTTTGCCATTATTGCGGATTTTATTCTGATTGTTGGTTCCGCTTTTCTTACGCGTAATCTAACTATTATTGTTTGCGGTGTAATTAGTTCTGCTTTTTTACAATGGCTTTATGCCAGGATTTCTCTTGCCAAATTTAAAGCTAAAGGAACTCGTTTTGATCTCGGCTCTTTCAAAACACTTATGAGTTATTCTTTACCTTTGGGTTTATCTTCTATAATTGGTATGATGAGTATTCAACTGGATAAATTTATGGTTTCGGCATTTTTCTCGCCGGAAAAGTTTGCCGTGTTTTCTATAGGAGCTACGGAATTCCCGATTGTAGGCATTTTAGCTAATTCTATAAATTCTGTTTTGTTACCTCATTTGAGTTCCAGTAATCCTGAAAAGATGGGTATTTTATATAGTGGAGCGGTTCGCAAGAATACTATTTTAGTATTTCCGTTAATGGCTTTGTGCTATATTTTTGCAGAACCTGCAATTATTCTTATTTATGGAAAGCTCTATGCTGAGTCCGCTATTTATTTTAGAATTTACCTCTTTTTGTTGCCTTTGCGCATTGCCACTTACGGAATCCTGTTTCAGGCATTCGGAAAAACCCGCTTTGTTATGTATAATTCTTTGTTTCTGCTCATTTCCAATGCTATCTTAAACTATCTTCTGATAATTAAATTCGGGATGAAAGGTGCCGCTTTTGCTACGGTAATTGTAACCTGGCTCTCGGTAATTATTTATCTTATTCAGATTGCCAAGGTCTTAAAATTGAATTTAATGGCTTTTTTCCCGCTGGAAAAAATAGCTAAAAATGCCGTTTTAACAGTTATATGCTCTATAATCTGCGTGTTGATAATAAAGCTGGGAAATAGCACAATTCCCTTTTTACTTACAGGAGGCGTTGTTTTTACGGTTGCCTATCTCTTTTTAGGTAGAAAAATCGGAGTAATTTTGGATTATGATGTGCAACTGGTAAGAGAAATGTTAACCGATCTCCTTAGCAGGTTTAAAAAATGA
- a CDS encoding glycoside hydrolase family 10 protein encodes MKKGFFILFTILFVKINAEIRSVWVLPWDIATEESIDEVIATAVSCNQNELLVEVRYRADALFDTSKGAYLYPNPEPKSYILEDASFDPLAYILKKAHQKGLAVQAWVVVFNATPREQSYIQQNYIYNNHKDWITYNFNGSQMNIDRQSGYFIDPGIPEVQEYLLNILGNLAGGYPELDGIHLDYIRYPESDLGFHPVSLARYNEYCQNQEEITYNEWRIMQVTNFVENAYFQLKEINPTLQLTAAVVPDIAEANVDYAQDWQSWLKKGIIDRVYPMAYDVQYAKFKKQLEQIKLLQMKEKIVIGLRAWNGNGNSLAVGNGNSYNVKEIAKKITLTRDLGFAGVSLFSYSGLQKGNAFVQLARLSFPEKKEYPRENISPKLNEITFSEPKYPAEAKLTRLNSEIIMHLKIPKDGFWNWELYKDTLLVSNQRFYQKGENREILNIINPQISANLEPGNYIVHLYQEKSSFQYLIPVELVTPNE; translated from the coding sequence GTGAAAAAGGGTTTCTTTATTCTGTTTACCATTTTGTTTGTGAAAATAAATGCCGAAATCCGTTCCGTTTGGGTTCTACCTTGGGATATTGCTACCGAAGAATCTATTGATGAAGTAATTGCAACAGCGGTTTCCTGCAACCAAAATGAACTTTTAGTGGAAGTTCGTTATCGCGCTGATGCTCTTTTTGATACATCCAAAGGTGCTTATCTTTATCCCAATCCCGAACCGAAGAGTTATATCCTGGAAGATGCTTCTTTTGATCCATTGGCTTATATTCTGAAAAAAGCTCATCAAAAAGGACTGGCAGTGCAGGCCTGGGTAGTGGTTTTTAATGCTACTCCAAGGGAACAAAGTTATATTCAGCAAAACTATATCTACAATAATCACAAGGATTGGATTACTTACAATTTCAACGGTTCTCAGATGAATATTGACCGCCAATCCGGTTATTTCATTGATCCGGGAATTCCTGAAGTGCAGGAATATCTGCTTAATATTTTGGGAAATCTGGCAGGAGGTTATCCGGAATTGGATGGAATTCATCTTGATTATATTCGTTATCCTGAAAGCGATTTAGGTTTTCATCCTGTCTCTCTTGCCCGCTATAATGAATATTGCCAAAATCAGGAAGAAATAACCTATAACGAATGGCGCATAATGCAAGTAACTAATTTTGTGGAAAATGCTTATTTTCAACTGAAAGAAATAAATCCTACTTTGCAATTAACTGCTGCTGTCGTTCCCGATATTGCCGAGGCAAATGTTGATTATGCTCAGGACTGGCAATCCTGGCTTAAAAAAGGTATTATTGATCGTGTTTATCCTATGGCTTATGATGTCCAATATGCAAAATTCAAGAAACAACTGGAACAAATTAAACTTCTGCAAATGAAGGAAAAAATAGTAATCGGTTTGCGTGCCTGGAATGGAAATGGAAATTCCCTTGCTGTTGGAAATGGTAATTCCTACAATGTAAAAGAAATAGCAAAGAAAATTACTTTAACGCGTGATTTGGGTTTTGCCGGTGTTTCTTTATTCAGCTATTCAGGATTGCAAAAAGGAAATGCTTTTGTTCAGCTTGCTCGCTTAAGTTTTCCAGAAAAAAAGGAATATCCCAGGGAAAATATCTCCCCTAAACTAAACGAAATAACTTTCTCTGAACCAAAATATCCTGCTGAAGCCAAATTGACCCGTTTGAACAGTGAAATTATTATGCACCTAAAAATCCCGAAAGATGGATTCTGGAACTGGGAACTATATAAAGATACACTGCTTGTTAGCAACCAACGCTTTTATCAGAAAGGGGAAAATAGAGAGATATTGAATATCATCAATCCCCAAATAAGCGCTAACCTTGAACCGGGAAATTATATAGTCCATCTCTATCAGGAAAAATCCTCTTTTCAATATCTTATTCCGGTAGAATTAGTTACGCCCAATGAGTGA
- the rnc gene encoding ribonuclease III: protein MKSIISRILDYFNAKKITEQYPKWEKSLSQLQKKIDYTFHDPTLLYAALTHKSYLHRHFEDHKTPSPFERMEFLGDSILGFIVSKELFTRHPDEQEGKLSKLKSKIVSETYLTLKAKAIDLGKYLLLSPEEQQSGGASKPSILSDAMEALICAIYLDSGISAATRFIRNHILNNYQETVTREELVNYKSILQEYMQSRNQPPPTYVTVAEQGPEHHKTFVVEVRWGNKLLGTGKGNTKKNAHQEAARMACQKLGI from the coding sequence ATGAAATCAATAATCTCCCGTATTCTGGATTATTTCAATGCCAAAAAGATAACGGAGCAGTATCCTAAATGGGAAAAATCGCTTTCCCAATTACAAAAAAAGATTGATTATACCTTTCATGATCCCACTTTATTATATGCCGCTCTTACTCATAAGTCATATCTGCATCGTCATTTTGAAGACCATAAAACTCCTTCTCCTTTTGAGCGGATGGAATTTTTAGGTGATTCCATTCTTGGTTTTATCGTTAGTAAAGAACTTTTTACCCGTCATCCTGATGAACAGGAAGGAAAACTTTCCAAGCTAAAATCCAAAATTGTCTCCGAGACCTATCTTACCTTAAAAGCAAAAGCTATAGACCTGGGAAAATATTTACTCCTAAGCCCTGAAGAACAGCAATCGGGTGGCGCATCCAAACCTTCTATTCTTTCGGATGCTATGGAAGCCCTTATTTGTGCTATCTATCTGGATAGTGGAATTTCTGCTGCCACCAGATTTATCCGTAATCATATTCTGAATAATTATCAGGAAACGGTTACCAGGGAAGAACTTGTGAACTATAAAAGTATCTTACAGGAATATATGCAAAGCAGAAATCAACCGCCACCTACTTATGTTACTGTTGCAGAACAAGGTCCTGAACATCATAAGACATTTGTAGTGGAAGTCCGTTGGGGGAACAAACTTTTAGGAACGGGAAAAGGCAATACCAAGAAAAATGCACATCAGGAAGCAGCAAGGATGGCTTGCCAAAAATTAGGTATTTAG